From one Streptomyces sp. NBC_01478 genomic stretch:
- a CDS encoding metallopeptidase TldD-related protein has translation MSLRTNKPHEIVERALELSRADGCVVIADEQSTANLRWAGNALTTNGVTRGRTLTVIATVDGKEGTASGVVSRSAVTPEELEPLVRAAEAAARGAAPAEDAQPLVTGVPESPDFTDAPGETSSTVFTDFAPALGESFARARAGGRELYGFANHELVTSYLGTSTGLRLRHDQPNGTLELNAKSPDRTRSAWAGRSTRDFKDVDPAALDAELAVRLGWAERKIQLPAGRYETLLPPTAVADLLIYQMWSASGRDAVEGRTVFSKPGGGTRVGEKLTELPLTLRSDPNEPGLESAPFVLAHTSGGDQSVFDNGLPLTATDWVREGELQHLLTSRHSAGLTGLPVAPSIDNLILSGGEDRSLEEMVANTERGLLLTCLWYIREVDPATLLLTGLTRDGVYLVENGEVAGEVNNFRFNESPVDLLGRATEAGRTEKTLPREWSDWFTRAAMPALRVPDFNMSSVSQGV, from the coding sequence ATGAGTCTTCGTACGAACAAGCCGCACGAGATCGTCGAGCGCGCCCTCGAACTGTCGCGGGCCGACGGCTGTGTCGTCATCGCCGACGAGCAGTCGACCGCGAACCTCCGCTGGGCGGGCAACGCGCTGACCACGAACGGTGTCACGCGCGGGCGCACGCTCACCGTCATCGCGACCGTCGACGGCAAGGAGGGCACGGCCTCGGGGGTCGTGTCCCGGTCGGCCGTCACCCCGGAGGAGCTGGAGCCGCTGGTGCGGGCCGCCGAGGCCGCCGCGCGCGGTGCCGCGCCCGCCGAGGACGCGCAGCCGCTCGTCACCGGCGTACCGGAGTCGCCCGACTTCACGGACGCGCCCGGCGAGACCTCGTCGACCGTGTTCACCGACTTCGCGCCGGCGCTCGGCGAATCGTTCGCACGCGCGCGTGCGGGCGGTCGCGAGCTGTACGGCTTCGCCAACCACGAGCTGGTCACCAGCTACCTGGGTACGTCGACGGGCCTGCGCCTGCGCCACGACCAGCCCAACGGGACGCTGGAGTTGAACGCCAAGTCCCCGGACCGTACGCGCTCGGCCTGGGCCGGCCGCTCGACCCGGGACTTCAAGGACGTCGACCCGGCGGCCCTGGACGCCGAGTTGGCCGTACGACTGGGCTGGGCGGAGCGGAAGATCCAGTTGCCCGCGGGCCGGTACGAGACGCTGCTGCCGCCGACCGCGGTCGCGGACCTGCTGATCTACCAGATGTGGTCGGCGTCGGGGCGGGACGCGGTCGAGGGGCGCACGGTGTTCTCCAAGCCCGGCGGCGGCACCCGTGTCGGCGAGAAGCTCACCGAGCTGCCGTTGACGCTGCGCAGCGACCCGAACGAACCGGGCCTGGAGTCCGCCCCGTTCGTGCTCGCGCACACCTCCGGGGGCGACCAGTCGGTGTTCGACAACGGGCTGCCGCTGACGGCGACCGACTGGGTGCGCGAGGGCGAGTTGCAGCACCTGCTGACCAGCCGGCACAGCGCGGGCCTGACCGGGCTGCCGGTGGCGCCGTCGATCGACAACCTGATCCTGAGCGGGGGCGAGGACCGCTCCCTGGAGGAGATGGTCGCGAACACCGAGCGCGGGCTGCTGCTGACCTGCCTCTGGTACATCCGCGAGGTCGACCCGGCGACGCTGCTGCTCACCGGGCTGACCCGGGACGGCGTCTACCTCGTCGAGAACGGCGAGGTGGCGGGCGAGGTGAACAACTTCCGGTTCAACGAGTCGCCGGTGGATCTGCTGGGGCGGGCGACCGAGGCGGGGCGGACGGAAAAGACGCTGCCGAGGGAATGGAGCGACTGGTTCACTAGGGCCGCGATGCCCGCGCTGCGGGTGCCGGACTTCAATATGAGCTCTGTCAGTCAGGGCGTATAA
- the tyrS gene encoding tyrosine--tRNA ligase, which translates to MTDIVDELQWRGLIALSTDEDALRKAFADGPVTFYCGFDPTAPSLHLGNLVQILTMRRIQQAGNRPLGLVGGATGLIGDPKPNAERTLNAPDVVAQWVERLRAQIAPLLDFEGPHAAIMVNNLDWTQGLSAIEFLRDIGKHFRVNKMIAKEAVSRRLNSDAGISYTEFSYQILQGMDFLELYRRHNCTLQTGGSDQWGNLTSGTDLIHRAEPEAVVHALGTPLITKADGTKFGKTESGTVWLDPEMTTPYAFYQFWLNADDRDVSKFLRIFSFRSHEEIEELERQTEERPQARAAQRALAEELTTLVHGAEQTAAVTAASKALFGQGELAELDEKTLTASLSEVPHVQVAELGPVVDLFAEVGLVASKSAARRTVKEGGAYVNNVKVAAEDAVPAKEDLLHGRWLVLRRGKKNLAAVEVTGA; encoded by the coding sequence GTGACGGACATCGTCGACGAACTGCAGTGGCGCGGGCTGATCGCCCTCTCCACTGACGAGGACGCATTGCGCAAGGCGTTCGCGGACGGTCCCGTCACGTTCTATTGCGGTTTCGACCCGACCGCGCCCAGCCTGCACCTCGGCAACCTGGTGCAGATCCTGACGATGCGCCGGATCCAGCAGGCGGGCAACCGCCCGCTGGGCCTGGTCGGCGGCGCCACGGGCCTGATCGGTGACCCGAAGCCGAACGCGGAGCGGACGCTCAACGCGCCCGACGTCGTGGCCCAGTGGGTCGAGCGGCTGCGCGCGCAGATCGCCCCGCTGCTGGACTTCGAGGGCCCGCACGCCGCGATCATGGTCAACAACCTGGACTGGACCCAGGGCCTGTCGGCCATCGAGTTCCTGCGGGACATCGGCAAGCACTTCCGGGTCAACAAGATGATCGCCAAGGAGGCCGTCTCCCGGCGGCTCAACTCCGACGCGGGCATCAGCTACACCGAGTTCAGCTACCAGATCCTCCAGGGGATGGACTTCCTGGAGCTGTACCGCAGGCACAACTGCACGCTCCAGACCGGCGGCAGCGACCAGTGGGGCAACCTCACCTCGGGCACCGACCTGATCCACCGGGCCGAGCCGGAGGCGGTGGTGCACGCGCTGGGCACCCCGCTGATCACCAAGGCCGACGGCACCAAGTTCGGCAAGACGGAGTCCGGCACGGTCTGGCTCGACCCGGAGATGACCACGCCGTACGCCTTCTACCAGTTCTGGCTGAACGCGGACGACCGGGACGTCTCCAAGTTCCTGCGCATCTTCAGCTTCCGGTCCCACGAGGAGATCGAGGAGCTGGAGCGGCAGACCGAGGAGCGTCCCCAGGCGCGTGCCGCGCAGCGTGCGCTGGCCGAGGAGCTGACGACGCTGGTGCACGGCGCCGAGCAGACGGCCGCCGTGACCGCCGCGTCCAAGGCCCTCTTCGGGCAGGGCGAGCTGGCGGAGCTGGACGAGAAGACGCTGACCGCGTCCCTCTCCGAGGTGCCGCACGTCCAGGTCGCCGAACTCGGCCCGGTCGTCGACCTGTTCGCCGAGGTCGGCCTGGTGGCGAGCAAGTCCGCCGCGCGGCGGACCGTGAAGGAGGGCGGGGCCTACGTGAACAACGTGAAGGTCGCCGCGGAGGATGCCGTGCCGGCGAAGGAAGATCTGCTGCACGGACGGTGGCTGGTGCTTCGGCGGGGCAAGAAGAATCTTGCCGCCGTCGAGGTGACCGGAGCGTAA
- a CDS encoding GlsB/YeaQ/YmgE family stress response membrane protein, producing MGWLWAIIVGFVLGLIAKAIIPGKQHSPLWLTTICGILGAIVGNAIARAAGVDATSGIDWSRHAFQLIAAIIIVFVVDMAYMATIGKNKQRA from the coding sequence ATGGGCTGGTTGTGGGCGATCATCGTGGGATTCGTGCTGGGCCTGATCGCGAAGGCGATCATCCCGGGCAAGCAGCACAGTCCGCTCTGGCTGACCACCATCTGCGGCATTCTCGGCGCCATCGTCGGCAACGCGATCGCCCGAGCGGCCGGCGTCGACGCGACCAGCGGCATCGACTGGAGCCGCCACGCGTTCCAGCTCATCGCCGCGATCATCATCGTCTTCGTCGTCGACATGGCGTACATGGCGACAATCGGCAAGAACAAACAACGAGCCTGA
- a CDS encoding DUF3099 domain-containing protein encodes MRKLHGEGNAQVFRITGARTGLAEDIRGRQRRYVISMSIRTVSVILACALWNVERHVAIVALVLGVLLPYVAVVIANAGRENAPGLPSTFVTTPLRPMITPPRSDEAFTEPVPEGVVPEPAPRVGGEPYDRS; translated from the coding sequence ATGCGGAAGCTGCACGGCGAAGGCAACGCCCAGGTGTTCCGGATCACCGGAGCCCGGACGGGACTCGCGGAGGACATTCGCGGACGGCAGCGCCGCTATGTCATCTCGATGTCGATCCGTACGGTGTCGGTGATCCTCGCCTGCGCGCTGTGGAACGTCGAACGGCACGTCGCGATCGTCGCGTTGGTGCTCGGTGTATTGCTCCCCTATGTCGCCGTCGTGATCGCGAACGCCGGGCGGGAGAACGCGCCGGGGCTTCCGTCCACGTTCGTCACCACGCCGCTGCGGCCGATGATCACACCGCCGCGCTCCGACGAGGCGTTCACGGAACCCGTCCCGGAAGGCGTCGTGCCCGAGCCGGCACCCCGGGTCGGAGGCGAACCGTACGACCGGTCGTGA
- the moaA gene encoding GTP 3',8-cyclase MoaA codes for MLIDTYGRVATDLRVSLTDRCNLRCTYCMPEEGLQWLAKPDLLTDDEIVRLIDIAVTSLGIEEVRFTGGEPLLRPGLVGIVERVAALEPRPRMSLTTNGIGLKRTATALKKAGLDRVNVSLDTLRPDVFKTLTRRDRLKDVLAGLEAAHEAGLTPVKINSVLMPELNADEAPDLLAWAVAHDYELRFIEQMPLDAQHGWTRDGMVTAGDILASLRTRFELAPEGSDERGSAPAERWVVDGGPHRVGVIASVTRPFCGACDRTRLTADGQIRNCLFAREETDLRAALRSDAPDEEIARVWRQAMWGKKAGSGLDDPSFLQPDRPMSAIGG; via the coding sequence ATGCTCATCGACACCTATGGCCGAGTAGCCACCGACCTGCGGGTTTCGCTGACAGACCGGTGCAACCTCCGGTGTACGTACTGCATGCCCGAGGAGGGCCTGCAGTGGCTGGCCAAGCCCGACCTCCTCACGGACGACGAGATCGTCCGCCTGATCGACATCGCGGTCACCTCCCTGGGTATCGAGGAGGTCCGCTTCACCGGCGGCGAGCCCCTGCTGCGCCCCGGCCTGGTCGGCATCGTCGAGCGGGTCGCGGCCCTGGAGCCCCGCCCCCGGATGTCCCTCACGACCAACGGCATCGGCCTCAAGCGCACGGCGACCGCCCTGAAGAAGGCGGGCCTGGACCGGGTCAACGTCTCCCTGGACACCCTGCGCCCCGACGTCTTCAAGACCCTCACCCGCCGCGACCGCCTCAAGGACGTCCTCGCGGGCCTGGAAGCCGCCCACGAAGCGGGCCTGACCCCGGTGAAGATCAACTCGGTGCTGATGCCGGAACTCAACGCCGACGAGGCCCCGGACCTGCTGGCCTGGGCCGTGGCGCACGACTACGAACTGCGCTTCATCGAGCAGATGCCCCTGGACGCCCAGCACGGCTGGACACGCGACGGCATGGTCACGGCGGGCGACATACTCGCCTCCCTCCGCACCCGCTTCGAGCTGGCCCCCGAAGGCTCCGACGAGCGCGGCTCGGCCCCGGCCGAGCGCTGGGTCGTGGACGGCGGCCCGCACCGGGTGGGCGTCATCGCCTCGGTCACCCGCCCGTTCTGCGGAGCCTGCGACCGCACCCGCCTCACCGCCGACGGCCAGATACGCAACTGCCTGTTCGCCCGCGAGGAGACCGACCTCCGCGCCGCGCTCCGCTCCGACGCCCCCGACGAGGAGATCGCCCGCGTCTGGCGCCAGGCGATGTGGGGCAAGAAGGCGGGCTCGGGCCTGGACGACCCGTCGTTCCTCCAGCCGGACCGGCCGATGTCGGCGATCGGCGGCTGA
- a CDS encoding solute symporter family protein: MSPTITLAAGEASQHRPLIITLFAIFVAATLVITVWAGRQTKSAADFYAGGRQFTAFQNGLAVSGDYMSAASFLGIAGAIALFGYDGFLYSIGFLVAWLVALLLVAEPLRNSGRYTMGDVLAYRMRQRPVRTAAGTSTIVVSIFYLLAQMAGAGVLVSLLLGITTDAGKIGIVALVGVLMIVYVTIGGMKGTTWVQMVKACLLIAGALLLTFLVLLKFDFNISDLLGKAADNSGKGSAFLNPGLKYGATGTTKLDFISLGIALVLGTAGLPHILIRFYTVPTAKAARKSVIWAIGLIGAFYLMTLALGFGAAALIKPDEIIASNKAGNTAAPLLALHLGGVDSNWGAILLATISAVAFATILAVVAGLTLASSSSFAHDIYANVIKRGQATEKQEMAAARYATVGIGAVSIVLGALARDLNVAGLVALAFAVAASANLPTILYSLFWKRFTTSGALWSIYGGLVAAVGLVLFSPVVSGKPTSMFPDVDFHWFPLENPGIISIPVGFLLGWLGTILSKEEPDTGKYAELEVRSLTGTGAH; encoded by the coding sequence ATGAGCCCCACGATCACCCTGGCCGCAGGCGAGGCGAGCCAGCACCGCCCGCTGATCATCACCCTGTTCGCGATCTTCGTCGCCGCGACGCTCGTCATCACCGTATGGGCAGGCCGTCAGACGAAGAGCGCCGCCGACTTCTACGCGGGCGGCCGCCAGTTCACCGCCTTCCAGAACGGCCTCGCCGTCTCCGGCGACTACATGTCCGCCGCGTCCTTCCTCGGCATCGCGGGCGCCATCGCCCTCTTCGGCTACGACGGCTTCCTGTACTCCATCGGCTTCCTGGTGGCCTGGCTGGTCGCCCTGCTCCTGGTGGCCGAACCGCTGCGCAACTCGGGCCGCTACACCATGGGCGACGTCCTCGCGTACCGCATGCGCCAGCGCCCGGTCCGTACCGCGGCAGGCACCTCCACCATCGTGGTGTCGATCTTCTACCTGCTGGCCCAGATGGCCGGCGCGGGCGTCCTGGTCTCCCTGCTCCTCGGCATCACCACCGACGCGGGCAAGATCGGCATCGTCGCCCTGGTCGGCGTCCTGATGATCGTGTACGTCACCATTGGCGGCATGAAGGGCACCACCTGGGTCCAGATGGTCAAGGCCTGCCTGCTCATCGCCGGCGCCCTGCTGCTGACCTTCCTGGTCCTGCTGAAGTTCGACTTCAACATCTCCGACCTGCTCGGCAAGGCCGCCGACAACAGCGGCAAGGGCTCCGCCTTCCTGAACCCCGGCCTCAAGTACGGCGCCACCGGCACCACCAAACTGGACTTCATCTCCCTGGGCATCGCCCTGGTCCTCGGCACCGCCGGCCTGCCGCACATCCTGATCCGCTTCTACACGGTGCCCACCGCCAAGGCCGCCCGTAAGTCGGTCATCTGGGCCATCGGCCTGATCGGCGCCTTCTACCTGATGACCCTGGCCCTCGGGTTCGGCGCGGCGGCACTGATCAAACCCGACGAGATCATCGCCTCCAACAAGGCGGGCAACACCGCGGCCCCCCTCCTGGCGCTGCATCTGGGCGGAGTCGACTCCAACTGGGGCGCCATCCTCCTGGCCACCATCTCCGCGGTCGCCTTCGCCACGATCCTCGCGGTCGTCGCCGGCCTGACCCTGGCCTCGTCCTCCTCGTTCGCCCACGACATCTACGCGAACGTCATCAAGCGCGGCCAGGCGACCGAGAAGCAGGAGATGGCCGCCGCCCGGTACGCCACGGTCGGCATCGGCGCCGTCTCCATCGTCCTCGGCGCCCTCGCCCGCGACCTGAACGTCGCCGGCCTGGTCGCCCTCGCCTTCGCGGTCGCCGCCTCCGCCAACCTCCCGACGATCCTCTACAGCCTCTTCTGGAAGCGCTTCACCACGTCCGGAGCACTGTGGTCGATCTACGGCGGCCTCGTCGCCGCGGTCGGCCTGGTCCTGTTCTCGCCGGTGGTCTCGGGCAAGCCCACGTCGATGTTCCCCGACGTCGACTTCCACTGGTTCCCCCTGGAGAACCCCGGCATCATCTCCATCCCCGTCGGCTTCCTGCTGGGCTGGCTCGGCACGATCCTCTCCAAGGAGGAGCCGGACACCGGCAAGTACGCGGAGCTGGAGGTACGGTCCCTGACCGGCACCGGAGCCCACTGA
- a CDS encoding DUF485 domain-containing protein encodes MATETPPPSKAESQLPSTEEFEQVQESAEFAELRRAHRSFAFPVTVAFIVWYLLYVLLCNYADDFMDTKVVGNINVALVLGLAQFLTTFLIAWWYARYSAAKLDPKGAAIKSRMEGGA; translated from the coding sequence GTGGCCACCGAGACACCACCCCCCTCGAAAGCCGAAAGCCAACTCCCCAGTACCGAGGAGTTCGAACAGGTCCAGGAGAGCGCGGAGTTCGCCGAACTGCGCCGCGCCCACCGCTCCTTCGCCTTCCCGGTGACCGTCGCCTTCATCGTCTGGTACCTGCTGTACGTGCTGCTCTGCAACTACGCGGACGACTTCATGGACACCAAGGTCGTCGGCAACATCAACGTCGCCCTGGTGCTGGGTCTCGCCCAGTTCCTCACCACGTTCCTCATCGCCTGGTGGTACGCGCGCTACTCCGCCGCGAAGCTCGACCCCAAGGGCGCGGCGATCAAGTCCCGGATGGAGGGCGGCGCATGA
- a CDS encoding S8 family serine peptidase: MAHLRPRRRLALAVPVVLSLTASLGFLPSAASAVPSTETTAQTADAPNLAYVVNTRLDHWTINSVKKAINAAGGTIVVTYEKIGVIVVHSANPDFGPIIRKVPGVQSAGATRTAPLSLASTTDEGAVQYLSKDQAAETAKASAAAGDSEPLEADQWDLPAIGADKAAKINPGSKSVTVAVIDVGVDDTHPDIAPNFSASQSANCVGGKADTTYGSWRPVDSAHYHGTHVAGEIAAARNGIGVAGVAPGVKVAGITVAEPDSTQLFYPESVVCAFVFAADHGVEITNNSYYVDPWLYNCLDDPDQRAIVDAVNRAQLYAQHKGTLNVAAAGNSNDDLDSDALVDASSPDDSTATTRTVDPHECFDVPTQLPGVVTVSSVGVTKAKSYFSSYGQGVIDVAAPGGDARQIPDTPSKNGRILSTLPNNTYGYLQGTSMATPHVAAVAALLKSTHPHATPAQLQRLLKAEADNPGCPTDPYDTNGDGIADATCVGGKRVNGFYGFGIVNALRAVK, encoded by the coding sequence ATGGCTCATCTGCGCCCCAGACGCCGGCTCGCCCTGGCCGTACCGGTCGTGCTGTCACTGACCGCCTCGCTCGGCTTCCTCCCGTCGGCGGCCTCGGCGGTCCCGAGCACGGAGACCACCGCGCAGACCGCTGACGCGCCCAACCTTGCGTATGTGGTCAACACCCGGCTGGATCACTGGACGATCAACTCGGTCAAGAAGGCGATCAATGCGGCCGGCGGCACCATCGTGGTGACGTACGAGAAGATCGGTGTGATCGTCGTCCACTCGGCGAACCCCGACTTCGGGCCGATCATCCGCAAGGTGCCCGGTGTGCAGTCGGCGGGTGCCACGCGTACGGCGCCGCTGAGCCTCGCCTCGACGACCGACGAGGGCGCGGTGCAGTACCTCTCCAAGGACCAGGCCGCGGAGACGGCGAAGGCCTCCGCCGCCGCGGGTGACAGCGAGCCCCTCGAAGCCGACCAGTGGGATCTGCCCGCGATCGGCGCCGACAAGGCCGCGAAGATCAACCCGGGCAGCAAGAGCGTGACGGTCGCCGTCATCGACGTCGGCGTCGACGACACCCACCCGGACATCGCCCCGAACTTCTCCGCCTCCCAGTCCGCCAACTGCGTGGGCGGCAAGGCCGACACGACGTACGGCTCCTGGCGTCCCGTGGACTCCGCGCACTACCACGGCACGCATGTCGCGGGTGAGATCGCCGCCGCCCGCAACGGCATCGGTGTGGCGGGCGTCGCCCCGGGTGTGAAGGTCGCCGGGATCACGGTGGCCGAGCCGGACTCGACCCAGCTCTTCTACCCGGAGAGCGTGGTCTGCGCGTTCGTGTTCGCCGCGGATCACGGCGTGGAGATCACCAACAACAGCTACTACGTCGATCCATGGCTGTACAACTGCCTGGACGACCCCGATCAACGTGCCATCGTCGATGCGGTCAACAGGGCCCAGTTGTACGCGCAGCACAAGGGCACGCTCAATGTCGCGGCGGCCGGCAACTCCAACGACGACCTCGACTCCGACGCCCTGGTCGACGCCTCCAGCCCCGACGACTCGACCGCGACGACCCGTACGGTCGACCCGCACGAGTGCTTCGACGTGCCGACCCAGTTGCCGGGTGTCGTCACGGTGAGCTCGGTCGGCGTCACCAAGGCCAAGTCGTACTTCTCCAGCTACGGCCAGGGCGTGATCGACGTGGCGGCGCCGGGCGGGGACGCCCGGCAGATCCCGGACACCCCGTCGAAGAACGGCCGCATCCTGTCCACGCTGCCGAACAACACGTACGGCTACCTCCAGGGCACCTCGATGGCGACCCCGCACGTGGCCGCCGTGGCCGCGCTGCTCAAGTCCACGCACCCGCACGCCACTCCGGCCCAGTTGCAGCGCCTGCTGAAGGCCGAGGCGGACAACCCGGGCTGCCCGACCGACCCGTACGACACCAACGGTGACGGCATCGCGGACGCGACCTGCGTGGGCGGCAAGAGGGTCAACGGCTTCTACGGGTTCGGCATCGTCAACGCGCTGCGCGCGGTGAAGTAG
- a CDS encoding CoA transferase encodes MTAINVAWAAMGGDPALVSRVSTVARQGALEARLPVRELARACVGACALAAAELGARRAGLAEVPGVRVDDGAVATAFVSERHLLIDGRAPVTFAPLSRFWRTADGWVRTHANYPHHRARLLDALKLPGGASVDAVAEVLAERSAREVEETVYAAGGLAVALRTAEEWAAHAQGAAVAGRPLVERERLGTARARALRPLDGDPLLPAAGLRVLDLTRVIAGPVATRTLALLGADVLRVDAPQLPEDPDAHADTGLGKRSTRLDLRLPADRETFEELLARADVVVTGYRPGALDRFGLSPEALVDRGPGLIVAQLSAWGAYGPWGDRRGFDSLVQVATGIATIEGSPERPGALPAQALDHGTGYLLAGAVLRALTEQSEHGCGIALRLALARTAAWLTADGGEQGGPVTGTAYGTSGSAYNRPDAWLVETDSGIGRLRHTLSPVSFVGGPSNWARPPGRWGTDPACWA; translated from the coding sequence ATGACTGCTATCAATGTGGCATGGGCCGCCATGGGCGGCGATCCCGCCCTGGTCTCGCGTGTCTCGACCGTGGCGCGCCAGGGGGCGCTCGAAGCGCGGCTTCCCGTACGGGAGTTGGCGCGGGCCTGTGTGGGAGCGTGCGCGCTGGCCGCCGCCGAGTTGGGGGCGCGACGGGCCGGGCTCGCCGAGGTGCCCGGGGTGCGGGTGGACGACGGGGCCGTCGCGACGGCGTTCGTCAGTGAGCGTCATCTGTTGATCGACGGGCGGGCGCCGGTCACCTTCGCGCCCCTGTCACGGTTCTGGCGGACGGCCGACGGCTGGGTCCGCACCCACGCGAACTATCCGCACCACCGGGCGCGGTTGCTGGACGCGTTGAAGCTGCCGGGGGGCGCGTCCGTGGACGCCGTGGCCGAGGTGCTCGCCGAGCGGTCCGCGCGGGAGGTGGAGGAGACCGTCTACGCCGCCGGAGGCCTCGCGGTCGCGCTGCGGACGGCGGAGGAGTGGGCCGCGCACGCGCAGGGGGCCGCCGTCGCAGGGCGGCCGCTCGTCGAACGCGAGCGGCTCGGCACCGCACGCGCGCGTGCGCTCCGGCCGCTCGACGGCGACCCGTTGCTGCCCGCCGCCGGGCTGCGGGTGCTCGACCTGACCCGGGTCATCGCGGGCCCGGTCGCCACCCGCACGCTCGCGTTGCTGGGCGCGGACGTACTGCGCGTGGACGCCCCGCAGTTGCCCGAGGATCCCGACGCGCACGCGGACACCGGTCTCGGGAAGCGGTCGACCCGGCTGGACCTCCGGCTGCCGGCCGACCGGGAGACCTTCGAGGAGTTGCTCGCGCGTGCGGACGTGGTCGTCACCGGGTACCGGCCGGGTGCCCTGGACCGGTTCGGGCTCTCCCCCGAGGCGCTGGTCGACCGTGGGCCCGGGCTGATCGTGGCGCAGTTGTCGGCTTGGGGCGCGTACGGGCCCTGGGGTGATCGACGCGGGTTCGACAGTCTGGTGCAGGTCGCCACCGGCATCGCGACGATCGAGGGGTCACCGGAGCGGCCCGGCGCGCTGCCGGCACAGGCCCTCGACCACGGGACCGGGTATCTGCTGGCGGGCGCGGTGCTGCGAGCACTGACGGAACAGTCGGAGCACGGCTGCGGCATCGCCCTGCGGTTGGCGCTCGCACGGACCGCGGCCTGGTTGACGGCAGACGGGGGCGAGCAGGGAGGGCCGGTGACCGGAACGGCGTACGGAACGAGCGGCTCGGCGTACAACCGGCCCGACGCCTGGCTGGTCGAGACGGACAGCGGGATCGGACGGCTGCGGCACACCCTGTCGCCGGTCTCGTTCGTCGGTGGGCCCTCGAACTGGGCGCGTCCGCCGGGTCGTTGGGGCACGGACCCGGCTTGCTGGGCTTGA
- a CDS encoding CopD family protein — protein sequence MTLIRPTVEAAGASGSGRRAGTRRTVAVLALVVLAALIPLLGPSAVLHGTGEAASPGTGGIALLRAVLFGALCVPLGELFVNRLARTVPGTPPNGPRSWAPYAAGAGFVAVLGLASVVATGSLVPSSLAQIDIGGLYQSRDGKLALLEVNAFALAALCARSRRPGLQVWPLAGLIVAEALRVHPASEHSPLVGFELTLAHLTCAALWVGGLLHALRTLRQWRGAEAGAALLGLYARVAVVLLAAITATGVWSSLRRMPAGTILDQLTTTAYGRTLLAKVLLVAAVAVLALWARYRLRRASDPVAACSPARAEVVALGVVVMVSGLLTALPVPIRWH from the coding sequence GTGACCCTGATACGACCGACCGTCGAAGCGGCCGGCGCGAGCGGCTCCGGGCGACGTGCCGGTACGCGTCGGACCGTCGCCGTACTGGCCCTGGTGGTGCTCGCCGCGCTGATCCCGCTGCTCGGGCCGTCCGCCGTGCTGCACGGCACCGGGGAGGCCGCCTCACCCGGCACAGGAGGTATCGCGCTGCTGCGGGCGGTGCTGTTCGGTGCCTTGTGCGTCCCCCTGGGGGAGCTGTTCGTGAACCGGCTCGCGCGTACCGTGCCCGGCACTCCCCCGAACGGCCCCCGGAGTTGGGCCCCGTACGCGGCCGGTGCCGGTTTCGTCGCCGTGCTGGGGCTCGCGTCGGTCGTGGCGACGGGCAGCCTGGTGCCGAGCAGCCTCGCCCAGATCGACATCGGCGGCCTCTACCAGTCCCGCGACGGCAAGCTCGCGCTCCTGGAGGTCAACGCGTTCGCCCTGGCCGCTCTGTGCGCCCGGTCGCGTCGGCCCGGTCTCCAGGTGTGGCCCCTTGCCGGCCTGATCGTCGCGGAGGCCCTGCGCGTGCACCCGGCGAGCGAGCACAGCCCTCTGGTCGGCTTCGAACTGACCCTGGCGCACCTGACGTGCGCGGCCCTGTGGGTGGGCGGTCTGCTGCACGCGCTGCGCACGTTGCGGCAGTGGCGCGGTGCCGAGGCGGGGGCCGCGCTGTTGGGGCTCTACGCGCGCGTGGCGGTCGTACTGCTCGCCGCGATCACCGCGACGGGCGTGTGGAGTTCGCTGCGCCGGATGCCGGCGGGCACGATCCTGGACCAACTGACGACGACGGCGTACGGGCGCACTCTGCTCGCGAAGGTGCTCCTCGTCGCCGCCGTCGCCGTACTCGCGTTGTGGGCGCGGTACCGGCTGCGGCGGGCCTCCGATCCGGTGGCCGCCTGCTCACCCGCGCGGGCGGAGGTCGTCGCCCTGGGGGTGGTGGTCATGGTCTCCGGACTGTTGACGGCGTTGCCGGTGCCGATCCGCTGGCATTGA